Proteins encoded within one genomic window of Geotalea daltonii FRC-32:
- a CDS encoding PAS domain S-box protein encodes MAQDETKKLLEQRAEELEYCRNRLVNIIAKCVEGIVIADDEGVIRHVNDAALMIFRRQANELIGLPFRFPITPDESKELTIKLPDGNLLNVEMAVSRTQWEEKPAWLITLHDVSAQRLAEQELRLLFRAVSFSPVMTIITDAEGRVQYTNPKFSEVTGWTQSEVKDQRPDFLDSGKMPLDLYSQVWKTISRGEEWRGQRMATKKSGAIYWESVYVSPVKDHEGNVINYVAIAEDISERKKMEEEHAFLAAIVDSSDDAIIGKTLEGIITSWNYGAEAMYGYTAGEIIGRPISILAPAERADEIPRIMEKIRKGERVPPFNTVRVKKDQSRLSISLRLSPVINSSGAIIGAAAIARDLNARSADVHGGKKGFFSHFVHRRPERSLHE; translated from the coding sequence ATGGCGCAAGACGAAACTAAAAAGCTGCTTGAACAGAGAGCTGAGGAGCTGGAATACTGCCGGAACAGGCTGGTGAATATTATCGCCAAGTGTGTGGAGGGTATCGTTATTGCCGATGACGAGGGGGTTATCCGCCATGTGAATGATGCTGCTCTTATGATTTTCCGACGTCAGGCTAACGAACTCATAGGTTTGCCCTTCCGTTTCCCCATTACGCCGGATGAGTCGAAAGAGCTGACCATAAAGCTGCCCGATGGGAATTTACTGAATGTAGAGATGGCTGTTTCCCGGACCCAGTGGGAGGAAAAACCTGCATGGCTGATCACTCTGCACGATGTCTCGGCACAAAGATTGGCCGAGCAGGAACTGAGACTGCTTTTCCGGGCGGTCAGCTTCAGTCCCGTCATGACCATAATCACCGATGCGGAGGGTAGGGTGCAGTATACCAACCCCAAGTTTTCCGAGGTAACGGGTTGGACCCAGTCTGAGGTTAAAGACCAAAGACCGGATTTCCTCGATTCCGGCAAGATGCCCCTCGATCTGTACAGCCAGGTGTGGAAAACCATATCCAGAGGTGAAGAGTGGCGTGGTCAGCGGATGGCGACGAAAAAGAGCGGGGCAATCTATTGGGAATCGGTGTACGTGTCACCGGTAAAGGACCATGAAGGTAATGTGATCAATTATGTAGCCATAGCTGAGGACATATCCGAAAGAAAGAAAATGGAAGAAGAGCATGCTTTTCTGGCTGCGATTGTCGATTCCTCGGATGATGCCATCATCGGCAAGACTCTGGAGGGGATCATCACAAGTTGGAATTACGGTGCGGAAGCCATGTATGGTTACACTGCCGGTGAAATCATCGGCAGGCCCATATCAATACTGGCTCCGGCCGAGCGGGCGGATGAGATTCCCCGGATTATGGAAAAGATCCGCAAGGGAGAGCGGGTTCCTCCATTCAATACGGTGCGGGTGAAGAAAGACCAATCCCGTCTGAGTATTTCACTTCGATTGTCACCGGTTATCAATAGTTCAGGGGCTATCATAGGCGCCGCGGCAATAGCCCGTGACCTAAATG
- a CDS encoding amidohydrolase family protein: MADVNGKGMPTGRSGTAADGRVMVEEILARYADRMCTKMGISRRSFLSTASGMAAAFLALNAVHGSLFMVDPAEAADPGAAAEAGRRFRNQLIFDVQTHYVGDKYSEKRILSLRNEAKKWNPQLRGENATLDSIRFGPYIKEVFLESDTTMALLSSAPADDPGRWFLHNQEVIKARDKINSFAGSRRMFAHAIFTPGRRGWLDGLDTAAERKPDSWKGYTVGTPFGLSKWPWRMDDEKVVYPGYQRMVKSGIATICIHKGLLPAGHQILMRPNWRYGATDDIPKAARDWPQLTFVIYHSAYRSGSPPTRKDIDTFERSGYIPWVSDLARMPRKHGIGNLYAELGSVFALTAVSNPRYCAGILGTLIKGFGHERILWGTDSIWYGSPQWQIEAFRRMEIPEDLQRKFGFEPLGPADGVVKRAILGGNAARLYGIKTPTASTAMDRISDLKSKQEETWTKALA, translated from the coding sequence ATGGCCGACGTGAACGGGAAAGGGATGCCAACGGGCAGATCAGGCACAGCTGCAGATGGCCGCGTCATGGTGGAAGAGATACTCGCGCGGTATGCGGATCGCATGTGCACAAAAATGGGCATAAGCCGGCGAAGTTTTCTATCCACGGCATCAGGCATGGCAGCGGCTTTCCTAGCCCTCAATGCCGTTCATGGCTCACTGTTCATGGTTGACCCGGCAGAGGCCGCCGATCCAGGGGCTGCCGCCGAAGCCGGTCGGCGGTTCAGGAATCAGTTAATCTTCGATGTCCAGACCCATTACGTCGGTGACAAATACTCCGAAAAGAGAATTCTTTCTTTACGAAACGAAGCGAAAAAGTGGAACCCGCAGCTTCGAGGAGAAAACGCCACCTTGGACAGCATCCGTTTCGGACCTTACATTAAAGAGGTCTTTCTGGAGAGCGATACGACCATGGCCCTTCTCTCCAGCGCGCCAGCTGATGATCCGGGACGATGGTTCCTCCACAACCAGGAAGTGATCAAGGCCAGGGACAAGATCAATTCCTTTGCCGGTTCGCGGAGGATGTTCGCACATGCCATATTCACTCCCGGACGACGCGGCTGGCTTGACGGGCTTGACACAGCAGCGGAGAGGAAGCCGGACTCATGGAAAGGCTACACCGTCGGCACCCCATTCGGCCTGTCCAAATGGCCCTGGAGGATGGATGACGAGAAGGTTGTCTACCCCGGTTACCAACGGATGGTTAAATCGGGCATCGCTACAATATGTATCCACAAGGGACTGCTGCCTGCCGGACACCAAATCCTGATGCGGCCCAACTGGCGTTATGGCGCCACTGACGATATTCCGAAGGCGGCAAGAGATTGGCCACAACTAACCTTCGTCATCTACCATTCGGCCTATCGCTCCGGGTCCCCTCCGACCAGGAAAGACATCGATACGTTCGAGCGGAGCGGCTATATTCCGTGGGTCAGCGATCTGGCCAGAATGCCCAGGAAACACGGGATTGGCAACCTGTACGCTGAGCTGGGTTCTGTGTTTGCGCTGACGGCAGTCAGCAACCCCCGCTACTGTGCAGGAATCTTGGGCACGCTTATTAAAGGATTCGGCCATGAGCGTATTCTGTGGGGTACGGATTCCATTTGGTATGGTTCTCCCCAATGGCAAATAGAGGCCTTCCGGCGGATGGAGATTCCTGAAGACCTGCAAAGGAAATTCGGTTTTGAGCCACTGGGGCCCGCCGACGGTGTGGTAAAGCGGGCAATTCTTGGCGGCAACGCCGCTCGCCTTTATGGGATAAAAACCCCAACGGCAAGTACTGCCATGGATCGGATCAGCGATCTCAAGTCAAAGCAGGAAGAGACTTGGACGAAGGCACTGGCTTAG
- a CDS encoding MarC family protein, which translates to MTFYAAVILLLLVMDPLGGIPFFISALKNVPEHRKKKVILRELLIALALMILFMFQGTKILKMLSISGPSLTIAGGIILLLIAIKMIFPSKDEFMENVVGNEPLIVPLAIPYVSGPSALITVTLIMSREPHRWKEWLLALLFAWVVTGSILIMCTELERLLGERGVIAIERLMGMILTTIAVEMTLNGIVAFLAQTKPA; encoded by the coding sequence ATGACCTTTTATGCCGCTGTCATACTCCTGCTCCTTGTGATGGACCCTCTGGGAGGCATCCCGTTCTTTATCTCGGCCCTGAAGAACGTCCCCGAACATCGGAAAAAGAAGGTAATACTGAGAGAACTGCTGATCGCCCTGGCATTAATGATCCTGTTCATGTTCCAGGGAACAAAAATCCTTAAGATGCTCAGCATTTCCGGTCCGTCATTGACCATAGCAGGTGGTATCATCCTGCTCCTCATCGCCATCAAGATGATATTTCCCTCCAAAGACGAATTCATGGAAAATGTAGTTGGCAATGAGCCGCTGATCGTGCCCCTGGCAATACCTTATGTGTCCGGACCCTCGGCCCTCATTACCGTCACCCTGATCATGAGCAGGGAACCCCACCGCTGGAAGGAGTGGCTTCTGGCGTTACTTTTCGCCTGGGTTGTCACCGGCTCGATCCTCATCATGTGCACGGAGCTTGAGCGCCTGCTTGGTGAAAGGGGGGTAATTGCCATAGAACGCCTAATGGGGATGATCCTTACTACCATTGCCGTAGAAATGACCCTGAATGGCATTGTGGCATTCCTGGCCCAGACCAAACCTGCCTGA
- a CDS encoding OmpA/MotB family protein, producing MRMIRTGSTLLIALMVSGCVSMSKYNEKVQEVAMLRGDITTLEENLAKSEVAGKALQGELQKNRENLARLEQEHENLKAEYVALTAEKENANLAMGDRRHEFSSDMEALTAKLNESETRVKELTTLLLAQEEAAKKVPELQAAVADREERISNLNATLRSLKSNLIQIRTDVVQLAKKRSGSEEKENAYAAFRRDFSDQIGKGEILVTEYPDKLIVTMPEQVLFRSGSATINKGGKKALERVASILKKVKNNRIRIEGHTDSTPIKSKHRYASNWDLSAARAASVVRHLQKKGAVNPEFLTLAGYGPYAPAAANNTSRGRSLNRRIEIALIPIDTTVTAETNKEKLALR from the coding sequence ATGCGCATGATCAGAACCGGAAGTACGCTGTTGATTGCTCTAATGGTTTCAGGCTGTGTTTCCATGTCGAAGTACAATGAAAAGGTCCAGGAAGTGGCAATGCTCAGGGGAGATATCACCACTCTTGAGGAAAATTTGGCCAAGTCGGAGGTTGCAGGTAAGGCCCTGCAAGGGGAGCTGCAGAAAAACAGGGAAAATCTGGCAAGGTTGGAGCAGGAGCATGAAAATCTGAAAGCAGAATATGTGGCCCTGACTGCGGAGAAAGAAAATGCCAACTTGGCTATGGGAGACAGGAGGCATGAGTTTTCCAGCGATATGGAGGCGCTCACAGCCAAGTTGAATGAATCTGAGACAAGGGTCAAAGAGCTCACCACATTGCTCCTGGCCCAGGAAGAAGCGGCGAAAAAGGTTCCCGAACTGCAGGCTGCGGTGGCAGACCGCGAAGAAAGAATCAGTAATCTCAATGCCACCCTCCGCTCACTGAAAAGCAATCTTATCCAGATCAGGACGGATGTGGTTCAGCTGGCGAAGAAGAGGTCGGGCAGCGAAGAAAAGGAAAATGCCTACGCTGCATTCCGTCGGGACTTCAGCGATCAGATCGGCAAAGGAGAAATCCTGGTAACCGAATATCCCGACAAACTGATCGTTACCATGCCCGAGCAGGTGCTTTTCAGGTCGGGAAGCGCCACCATCAACAAGGGGGGCAAAAAGGCACTGGAGCGGGTGGCGAGTATTCTGAAAAAGGTTAAAAACAATCGCATCCGTATCGAAGGCCACACGGACAGTACTCCCATAAAAAGTAAACACCGGTATGCCAGCAACTGGGATCTATCCGCAGCCCGAGCTGCCAGCGTAGTCAGGCATTTGCAGAAAAAAGGCGCGGTAAACCCTGAATTTTTGACTCTGGCTGGGTATGGCCCCTATGCTCCGGCGGCTGCCAACAATACCAGCAGGGGGAGAAGTCTGAACCGCCGCATTGAAATTGCCCTTATCCCCATCGATACAACCGTCACCGCAGAAACAAACAAGGAAAAGCTGGCCCTGCGGTAG
- a CDS encoding PAS domain-containing sensor histidine kinase, with translation MLQLDIKTLDVDEKTLSTLMMHSLVLEKMAEGVSVCDENGFIVLTNPAFNKMFGYNSADLQGQHITVLNDCSDEENGRIFRDISGSLRTVGEWSGEFPNRRKDGTKLQTHARITAMDTSGKSYWVTVQEDISHRKTTSAEIELLHENVAAHAAELEAANRELEAFSYTVSHDLRKPLTRIMGYTDVVLEQCNEMSYRPCRDYLQEIHAGAERMNKLIDTILELSMLTKKEVKRERVSLSDLVTTVALELKLTEPGRSVNFHIAEGVVVDGDADLLRVALENLIGNAWKYSAQKDDALIIFGVTESNGKVAYFICDNGVGFEMAQSDKIFTPFQRLANAKTYQGFGIGLATVKRIINGHGGRIWAEGSVGTGATFYFTLE, from the coding sequence ATGCTGCAATTAGATATAAAAACACTTGATGTTGACGAGAAGACCCTCAGCACCCTGATGATGCACTCCCTGGTGCTTGAAAAGATGGCGGAGGGGGTGAGCGTCTGTGACGAAAACGGCTTTATTGTCCTGACCAACCCGGCGTTTAACAAAATGTTCGGTTACAATTCCGCTGACCTGCAAGGGCAACATATCACCGTTCTCAACGACTGTTCAGATGAAGAAAACGGAAGAATCTTCAGGGATATTTCCGGATCCCTCAGAACGGTGGGTGAGTGGAGTGGAGAGTTCCCCAATCGCCGGAAGGACGGCACGAAGCTTCAGACTCATGCACGCATCACAGCAATGGATACTTCCGGAAAATCCTATTGGGTGACGGTCCAGGAGGACATCTCCCACCGGAAGACGACCTCGGCGGAGATCGAACTGCTTCATGAAAATGTTGCTGCCCACGCCGCTGAACTGGAAGCAGCCAACCGTGAACTGGAGGCCTTCAGCTACACGGTTTCACATGATCTGCGCAAACCGCTGACCAGGATCATGGGATATACCGATGTGGTCCTCGAACAATGCAACGAAATGAGTTACCGGCCGTGCAGGGATTACCTGCAGGAGATTCATGCCGGTGCCGAGCGGATGAACAAGCTGATCGACACCATCCTCGAGCTGTCGATGCTGACAAAAAAGGAGGTCAAAAGGGAACGGGTCTCCCTCAGCGACCTGGTGACGACGGTTGCCCTGGAACTGAAATTGACGGAGCCTGGACGCAGCGTCAATTTTCATATTGCCGAGGGGGTAGTGGTCGACGGTGATGCAGACCTGCTCAGGGTGGCGCTGGAAAATCTCATCGGTAATGCCTGGAAATACAGTGCCCAAAAAGATGACGCTTTGATCATCTTCGGCGTTACAGAGAGTAACGGCAAGGTTGCCTACTTCATATGCGACAATGGGGTCGGCTTCGAGATGGCCCAGAGCGATAAAATTTTCACTCCGTTTCAACGCCTGGCCAATGCCAAGACATACCAGGGGTTCGGCATCGGGCTTGCGACGGTCAAACGCATCATAAACGGTCATGGCGGCCGTATTTGGGCGGAAGGAAGCGTGGGAACCGGAGCTACTTTCTATTTCACGCTTGAATAG
- a CDS encoding DMT family transporter, protein MHKKGLYLAILSAILFGMSPVACKAIVGQMPPALLAGLLYLGSGLGLTGVVLRQKADVFHILGSLSWRQKAFLAGAILSGGVAAPLFLAYGIRYGTASEVSLLLNFETVATTLLAWLIFHEQIGYRVWIGKALIIGASILMIFTGSKEVQLSIPGLSVLAACLLWGIDNNLTRELESIPASLLACMKGWSAGIFNVLLSLFFFTGPVTVFQVTGALAVGALSYGASLVLFVQALREIGAARTSTWFASGPFIGTILSVIVLGERPPGEYWVAALVMLSGMFLLFGERHGHVHRHERLAHSHPHEHDEHHAHEHDTDENKENHDHFHVHEPVTHAHTHWPDIHHRHLH, encoded by the coding sequence ATGCATAAAAAAGGTCTCTACCTGGCAATTCTTTCTGCAATTCTCTTCGGCATGTCTCCGGTTGCCTGCAAGGCCATCGTCGGGCAGATGCCGCCGGCGCTCCTTGCCGGACTGCTCTATCTGGGCTCGGGCCTGGGACTGACCGGTGTGGTCTTGCGGCAAAAGGCCGATGTTTTTCATATTCTCGGTTCTCTTTCCTGGCGGCAGAAGGCATTTCTTGCCGGCGCGATTCTGTCCGGCGGGGTGGCCGCCCCCCTTTTCCTGGCCTATGGTATCCGTTACGGCACGGCAAGCGAGGTGTCGCTGCTGCTCAATTTCGAGACCGTTGCAACTACTCTGCTGGCGTGGCTGATCTTCCACGAGCAGATCGGTTATCGGGTCTGGATTGGCAAGGCGCTCATCATCGGCGCTTCGATTTTGATGATTTTCACCGGCAGCAAAGAGGTACAGTTGTCGATTCCCGGACTTTCCGTTCTAGCGGCCTGCCTCCTGTGGGGAATCGACAATAATCTCACCCGGGAGCTGGAGTCGATTCCTGCTTCCCTGCTGGCTTGCATGAAGGGGTGGAGCGCGGGGATCTTCAACGTCCTTCTCTCCCTTTTCTTTTTCACAGGTCCTGTCACGGTATTTCAGGTCACAGGAGCGCTTGCTGTCGGGGCGCTCAGCTATGGGGCAAGCCTTGTCCTATTCGTCCAGGCACTGAGAGAGATCGGGGCGGCGAGAACCAGCACCTGGTTTGCCTCGGGGCCGTTCATCGGCACCATCCTTTCGGTCATCGTTCTCGGAGAGCGTCCTCCGGGGGAGTACTGGGTGGCGGCGCTGGTCATGCTTTCGGGAATGTTTTTACTCTTTGGCGAACGGCATGGGCATGTGCATCGGCATGAACGGCTTGCCCATTCCCATCCCCATGAGCATGACGAGCACCATGCCCATGAGCACGACACGGACGAGAATAAAGAGAATCATGACCATTTTCACGTACACGAGCCGGTAACCCATGCACATACCCACTGGCCCGACATCCACCATCGACATCTTCATTAG
- a CDS encoding DUF2059 domain-containing protein has protein sequence MFTQTGAMRKGFSCMMVIFVFVLLQVRSACAEEISKEFRSDIIRLLKMTGAEALGLQMGVAVTNQIIDSMGKNTPDMPPKAVASIKDEISQVFAEEMPKLMTEIVPVYAKHFTQAEINGLIAFYSTPLGKKSIQAMPAVMGECMQVGQAWGEGIAPQIIPRLESRLKREGFDDK, from the coding sequence ATGTTCACGCAAACAGGTGCAATGAGAAAAGGCTTCAGCTGTATGATGGTTATTTTTGTTTTCGTGTTGCTGCAGGTCCGGAGCGCATGTGCTGAGGAGATATCAAAGGAGTTCAGAAGCGATATAATCAGACTGCTGAAAATGACGGGGGCCGAAGCCCTTGGTCTTCAAATGGGGGTAGCGGTCACGAACCAGATTATCGATTCTATGGGCAAGAATACCCCCGATATGCCGCCTAAGGCCGTGGCGTCCATCAAGGATGAAATAAGTCAGGTCTTTGCAGAGGAAATGCCGAAACTTATGACAGAGATTGTTCCAGTATATGCAAAGCATTTCACTCAAGCCGAGATCAACGGTCTCATTGCTTTTTATAGCACCCCACTGGGCAAAAAGAGCATACAAGCAATGCCTGCAGTGATGGGCGAATGCATGCAGGTGGGGCAAGCATGGGGTGAGGGAATTGCCCCCCAAATTATTCCACGTCTGGAGTCCAGACTGAAAAGAGAAGGATTTGATGATAAATAG
- a CDS encoding acyl carrier protein, with protein sequence MRIELVHFRRGKHNQAYDLPKKSGRSKPWPLERTGKRNDMGLDGVELVIAFEEQFGVSMSDAEAEKLETPRMVCDFIYSKIVTTDEKICQTQRAFYLIRRAISNTFRHNRKSITPDAPINQLFSNPPDKEKWLSLKKAVQARTWPELSRPIWLKVLIVIIPASVFFTLWLRNPINPIAGFFAIPIIGFFSAVITIYIGTSLTRPMKTTIPANIKQVKDLIPFAITSDEMKWTKEQISEHVKRIVIEIVGISESEYFEDAHFIKDFGID encoded by the coding sequence GTGAGAATAGAATTAGTCCATTTTCGAAGAGGAAAACATAACCAGGCTTACGACCTGCCAAAAAAATCCGGCAGGTCAAAGCCATGGCCGTTGGAAAGAACAGGAAAGAGAAATGATATGGGACTCGACGGAGTAGAACTTGTAATTGCATTTGAGGAGCAGTTTGGAGTCAGCATGTCGGACGCGGAGGCTGAAAAGCTAGAAACGCCACGCATGGTTTGTGACTTCATTTATTCTAAGATCGTAACAACTGACGAAAAAATATGCCAAACACAGCGAGCTTTTTATTTAATAAGAAGAGCAATTTCCAATACTTTCCGCCACAACAGAAAGTCAATAACGCCTGACGCCCCTATCAATCAGCTTTTCTCAAATCCACCCGATAAAGAGAAATGGTTAAGTCTAAAAAAGGCCGTCCAAGCACGGACTTGGCCGGAACTATCAAGGCCGATATGGTTGAAAGTTCTCATTGTTATAATTCCTGCCTCAGTGTTTTTCACTCTATGGTTGCGAAATCCAATTAATCCAATAGCCGGTTTTTTTGCCATACCGATAATTGGTTTCTTTTCGGCAGTAATTACTATTTACATTGGTACATCTTTAACAAGACCTATGAAAACGACTATTCCTGCGAACATTAAACAAGTTAAGGATCTTATTCCGTTTGCAATTACTTCCGATGAAATGAAATGGACAAAAGAGCAGATATCGGAACACGTAAAAAGGATTGTAATTGAGATAGTTGGTATATCTGAATCAGAATATTTCGAGGACGCACATTTTATCAAAGACTTTGGAATCGACTGA
- a CDS encoding IS110 family RNA-guided transposase, translating into MRKSSPLELRVGVDVGCHSHNVAIGLSNGEILEEFSIKHEPEGFRQFFACIEKHEKKHSLPVSVAMEGYNGYARPLDTLVRARDYRLFNINNLKLARFKEIFPGAAKTDEIDARKALELFQLRDYLPVAKDVLQEVRATPKENEVLKRLSRRRRRLVNERVRVLNNFQADLQSVCPGLLEITGDAGNLWFLRFITSVDSLPKLARMREGTIRKLPGIGAKYTGIIITWQKQAHFSHEVEWVSDMILEDAWRILELHESIDSLDRRMAAVAIDSEIAQNLSTIPGFGSTTIAELAGEIGTVERFKDEQSLALYLGMTNLDNSSGKKKGSKPPKQVNERAKAAMMTAVDRHRKQVPQSQTYYRKKRAEGKKHNQAVRALGRHLCRVIFKMLKENRGYLLPQ; encoded by the coding sequence GTGAGAAAGAGTTCTCCCCTTGAACTGCGCGTCGGTGTCGACGTCGGCTGTCACAGTCACAATGTCGCCATTGGCCTTTCAAACGGCGAAATTTTGGAAGAGTTCTCGATCAAGCATGAGCCGGAAGGATTCCGGCAGTTCTTTGCATGCATCGAGAAGCACGAGAAGAAGCATAGCTTGCCTGTTTCAGTAGCGATGGAAGGCTACAACGGCTATGCCCGGCCCTTGGACACGCTGGTGCGTGCTCGGGACTACCGGCTATTCAACATCAACAACCTGAAGCTCGCCAGGTTTAAGGAGATCTTTCCTGGTGCAGCGAAAACCGATGAGATCGATGCCAGAAAAGCGCTGGAGTTGTTCCAGCTCCGCGATTACCTTCCAGTTGCCAAAGATGTGCTGCAGGAGGTACGTGCCACGCCCAAAGAAAATGAAGTGCTTAAGCGTCTGTCACGCCGTCGCCGTCGTTTGGTAAATGAGCGCGTGCGGGTGCTGAACAACTTCCAGGCCGACTTGCAATCCGTCTGTCCGGGCCTGTTGGAGATCACCGGCGATGCTGGCAATCTCTGGTTTCTGCGTTTCATTACGAGTGTAGACAGCCTCCCAAAGCTGGCCAGGATGCGTGAAGGTACAATCCGTAAGCTCCCTGGTATCGGGGCAAAGTACACGGGCATCATCATAACGTGGCAGAAACAGGCTCACTTCAGCCACGAAGTCGAGTGGGTCAGCGACATGATCCTTGAAGACGCGTGGCGGATACTGGAGTTGCACGAAAGCATAGACAGTCTAGATCGACGAATGGCTGCAGTCGCCATCGATTCGGAGATTGCGCAGAATCTTTCAACTATACCTGGATTCGGCTCTACGACTATTGCAGAACTTGCAGGTGAAATCGGTACAGTCGAGCGGTTCAAAGACGAACAGAGCCTGGCATTGTATCTTGGAATGACCAATCTCGACAACAGTTCTGGTAAGAAGAAAGGCTCTAAACCACCAAAGCAAGTGAATGAGCGAGCGAAGGCAGCCATGATGACAGCTGTCGACAGACACAGAAAACAAGTCCCGCAGTCACAAACGTACTATCGAAAAAAACGAGCAGAAGGAAAGAAGCACAATCAAGCAGTACGCGCCCTTGGTCGTCATTTGTGCCGAGTTATCTTCAAGATGTTGAAAGAGAACAGGGGGTACTTGCTGCCCCAATGA
- a CDS encoding DUF6602 domain-containing protein — protein sequence MDENFYLGLANEMAAKLRRVSSFVNHGPSIGSYHEEVLKPILESMLSERFRLRTGFAYTRKFGASQQGDILIVDENNPAAYHFREGNFAVVAPEAIVCAIEVKTKLNKKTFIEALRNLYSFTRGSIFVPPATFLFAYESVPLTQKVLSAWYDSVTDIPDELQNYPWAIYVLNRGIIILKSPSTNEEWGHIPIEGEDKEGPKLKSLSLFLQTIRKAMILHSKVQFNPFENAAFDGLLYSIYCYRYGPSSLQVANPAIVQKQDNSN from the coding sequence ATGGACGAAAATTTCTACCTAGGACTTGCAAACGAAATGGCTGCTAAATTGCGGCGAGTTTCTTCGTTTGTGAATCACGGGCCGTCAATTGGCTCGTATCACGAAGAAGTTCTCAAGCCGATACTAGAAAGCATGCTCTCAGAACGTTTTCGGCTTCGGACAGGTTTCGCTTACACTAGGAAATTCGGTGCGTCACAGCAAGGCGACATTCTGATTGTTGATGAGAACAATCCGGCAGCATACCACTTTCGAGAGGGTAATTTTGCGGTTGTTGCTCCAGAGGCAATAGTCTGCGCAATCGAGGTAAAAACCAAACTAAATAAGAAGACATTTATCGAAGCGCTTCGCAACTTGTACTCGTTCACACGAGGATCCATATTCGTTCCACCGGCGACGTTCTTGTTTGCCTACGAGAGCGTCCCGCTCACTCAAAAGGTATTGTCAGCTTGGTACGACTCTGTCACCGACATCCCTGATGAATTACAGAATTATCCGTGGGCAATATACGTGCTGAACCGTGGAATTATTATTCTCAAGAGTCCTTCAACTAACGAAGAATGGGGTCATATTCCGATTGAAGGTGAAGACAAGGAAGGCCCTAAGCTCAAGTCACTTTCCCTCTTCCTTCAGACCATTAGAAAAGCAATGATCTTACATTCGAAAGTTCAGTTTAATCCATTCGAAAATGCTGCATTCGATGGACTTCTATATTCTATCTATTGCTACCGATATGGCCCAAGTTCCCTTCAGGTAGCTAACCCTGCGATAGTTCAAAAACAAGATAATTCTAACTAG